In Gracilimonas sp., a single window of DNA contains:
- a CDS encoding dihydroorotate dehydrogenase-like protein, with translation MNLETKYLGLSLKNPLVPSASPLSSNTDNVKKMEEAGASAIVMYSLFEEQITAENKALDHYLNKSSDSYAEALSYFPQPDVYHNLHAEDYLEQIMNLKNAVDIPVIASLNGLSKGGWMSYAKKMEEAGANAIELNIYYIAGNPDLTSTEVEQMYIDDLEAVKESVDIPVSIKLGPYFSSFGNMAVRLEHAGADGLVLFNRFYQPDIDLEFLEVEPSLELSSTFEKRLPLRWIAMLRPHLSCSLAATTGIHTANDVIKMILAGADVTMMASVLLYGGPRVLKSMLKEIEIWMEEKEYTSIEEMKGAMSSASVADPEAFERANYIKALQGFKLDDIK, from the coding sequence ATGAATTTAGAAACAAAATATCTTGGACTGTCTCTTAAAAACCCGCTTGTTCCATCTGCATCACCGCTTTCAAGCAATACGGATAATGTTAAAAAGATGGAAGAAGCCGGGGCATCAGCTATAGTGATGTACTCCTTATTTGAGGAACAAATCACAGCAGAAAATAAGGCTCTTGATCATTACCTGAATAAATCGAGTGATAGCTATGCGGAAGCTCTCAGCTATTTTCCCCAGCCGGATGTGTATCACAATCTGCATGCCGAAGATTATCTGGAGCAGATCATGAACCTGAAGAATGCCGTGGACATACCGGTGATTGCCAGTTTAAATGGTCTCTCGAAAGGTGGATGGATGTCTTATGCAAAGAAAATGGAAGAAGCCGGAGCCAATGCTATTGAATTAAATATCTACTATATAGCAGGGAATCCTGATTTAACTTCAACTGAAGTTGAACAAATGTACATTGATGATCTCGAAGCGGTTAAAGAATCTGTTGATATCCCGGTTTCTATAAAGTTAGGCCCCTATTTCAGTTCATTTGGTAATATGGCTGTGCGTCTTGAACACGCCGGCGCAGATGGTTTGGTTTTATTTAATCGTTTTTATCAACCCGACATAGATCTTGAGTTTCTTGAAGTTGAACCCAGCTTGGAATTGAGCAGTACCTTTGAGAAAAGGCTTCCATTGCGTTGGATTGCCATGCTCAGGCCGCATCTTTCATGCAGTCTTGCCGCCACAACCGGCATACATACGGCAAATGACGTAATTAAAATGATACTTGCCGGAGCCGATGTAACTATGATGGCATCCGTATTACTTTATGGAGGCCCAAGAGTATTAAAATCTATGCTGAAGGAAATTGAAATCTGGATGGAAGAAAAAGAATATACATCCATCGAGGAAATGAAAGGGGCCATGAGTTCCGCTTCAGTTGCCGATCCCGAAGCATTTGAACGAGCAAATTATATCAAAGCACTGCAGGGCTTTAAATTAGATGATATTAAATGA